The Xiphophorus hellerii strain 12219 chromosome 5, Xiphophorus_hellerii-4.1, whole genome shotgun sequence genome window below encodes:
- the kif16ba gene encoding kinesin-like protein KIF16B isoform X2 gives MRQRRCSAASGQEKAGCHLQEKELEAKCIIRMEGSKTSITNLKVPEGVVGDSMRERIRTFTYDFSYDSTDGRSRAFVSQETVFGDLGSDVLKAAFEGYNACVFAYGQTGSGKSYTMMGVPGDAGLIPRICEGLFSRIADASRRDEASFRIEVSYLEIYNERVRDLLRRKSSHTYNLRVREHPKDGPYVEDLSKHLVQNYSDVEELMEAGNINRTTASTGMNDVSSRSHAIFTINFTQAKFDAEMPSETVSKIHLVDLAGSERADATGATGARLKEGGNINKSLVTLGNVISALADMAPDGGNTNQKKKTVFVPYRDSVLTWLLKDSLGGNAKTIMIATISPADVNYGETLSTLRYANRAKNIINKPTVNEDSNVRLIRELRAEIARLKALLLQGNQIALLDSPTALSMEEKLHQNEARVLELTKEWTNKWNETQNILKEETLALRKEGIGVVLDSELPHLIGIDDDLLSTGIILYHLKEGRTYVGREDASGEQDIILHGLDLESEHCVFENQNGTVTLVPLSGAQCSVNGVLVAAPVQLNQGAVILLGRTNMFRFNHPKEAAKLREKRKSGLLSSFSLSMTDLSKSCENLSTVMLYNPGLFTQKGPVFLRLEFERQQREELEKLEMKRRLIKEMEEKQLSEKAELERLQQEVESQRKESQEVQQRILRQEESLRRRSQDIESRLRDFLAEKERFEEERRSEVQEVALQRRKLQQEEEREVEEQTEICRELQRLQREREEQQARLEAERRRLEEQEREQLSLVSRLEEQLWEAQEAAAALLARDDARRLEEERRALAEIREALLRAKEAAERTDGEDAAKEARSVQKQYLAFKEAQVDELRRLQEALQQQRELLQQEVTAERSSLQQLARSLKERQQRAPQDGGGQEETVLRQAQHRLHFKEQQLANMAASVLPALVEEQQRAQEVLQRRGGVAPAGLDNTLFQVEKELEETQDKLHLHWNGAQQLQQLQESCEFTANVARQEEKVRRKEREILAWREAQQREALEQAVARLERRHAALRPDRRRAQPDLRRVEQEIQELRRHISESENQNRAQSVGTEEKMGHSSSPVGHMQSLNPLLPLSDDRINAYIEEEVQRRLRKMNFLNGGAVDLSVSCDSLRDEEEVSDCSSVRLTDEEEEKLQNINPRRLKYENACWSNLLAPPGFEANSHPDVQNVFEEPKTELLEPQREKRLESSDKLLIEKHPDKEKWWEGEVNILGRKEFQAVCGPDCCYKATNQLSGTNNMTGYYILSNSEDLGKMLNKTFYSEKTINVQTFEDPELSKLQISHKQDSQEEVKGSVKLEAEDLSAHLYHQLEDLKNAKNQAQNVLSRAAQEFDLSKLQGSGKELIESEQVWKADANEEMKQEVEKLLDCESRVSDDIDVQNQVEPFDSHISDDFINFGQDSKHDSYQPMKQEMLDRKNVLDQLENVKSGADETERADKSELLKPQSSGSEFIISEQDPADAGNGPAKLEESDNGNNFLENLENVKNQRLNLEGDEELEQDKEASAKQELTNRSYIWDYVSKVGSQTLHPWTTRESDLLKWLSSGRDYISSKQDTRSVSDETEEDGGDAAERVSSTRNNVWDYVAKVRNQTLHPWRSDGPESQDIHAISGLNRQEENEKPVNMTTSKSNLWDYVTKVKNQALYPWRAEEAELPSGQPTTLQSSEKGSSQDPSETNRSHVLGYFTGKLSDVYKDAERRIQGTRDFIRNVGVDDMKYAVSQYVTMRSRDFPLIQTTKLAPKPHSVLENKVSLVDLSRTAQGFGLNAMSLWPKGSVSSIRNAGPEDCRPEEFYQSLIELPPALAQLRSLSSQQVIDRTEPLSSQRPGRRILSIFWLRAASFDQPSPEPVCLLLSEQDLTVVSAGQDSSDTLRLFHHFDLMEIREVQISLAGQHVRLIGSREDSVLAVFTHNQELTQEFCKAVLKARCPETFSEATESHPLLSQDLVALSLDWTSRVPDIVSDIGLNLTSRFKRVLADLLYIVHGNMDGPGKPSLADIRPLLYSSVRLHQDSLLQFLLTDTHVALLQEDGVFHPAPRGSSRVPIQPQFQGLKLRRRSDIRCLLVRRNEACFNVDIVFTNRNQQTPKRKVEPRRRSADVPSCGARCESWKLSFGCSAEAQILINHLCI, from the exons ATGAGGCAGAGGAGATGCTCCGCTGCTTCTGGACAGGAGAAAGCTGGATGCCATCTACA GGAGAAAGAGCTTGAGGCCAAATGCATCATCAGGATGGAGGGAAGCAAGACCAGCATCACTAACCTGAAG GTCCCAGAGGGCGTGGTCGGCGACTCGATGAGGGAACGGATCAGAACCTTCACCTATGATTTCTCCTACGACTCGACGGACGGACGGAGCCGCGCCTTCGTCTCCCAGGAAACG GTGTTCGGGGACCTGGGCTCCGACGTGCTGAAGGCGGCCTTCGAGGGATACAACGCCTGCGTGTTCGCCTACGGACAGACCGGATCCGGGAAGTCCTACACCATGATGGGCGTCCCA GGCGACGCCGGTCTGATCCCCAGGATCTGCGAGGGTCTGTTCAGTCGGATCGCTGACGCGTCGCGGCGAGACGAAGCTTCGTTCCGCATCGAGGTCAG CTACCTGGAGATCTACAACGAGCGAGTCAGAGACCTGCTGAGGAGGAAGTCCAGCCACACCTACAACCTGCGGGTCCGCGAGCATCCCAAGGACGGGCCGTACGTGGAAG ACCTGTCCAAACACCTGGTGCAGAACTACAGCGACGTGGAGGAGCTGATGGAGGCGGGGAACATCAACCGCACCACCGCCAGCACCGGCATGAACGACGTCAGCAGCCGCTCCCACGCCATCTTCACCATCAACTTCACGCAG GCCAAGTTTGACGCAGAGATGCCGAGCGAGACGGTGAGTAAGATCCACCTGGTGGACCTGGCTGGCAGCGAGCGCGCCGACGCCACCGGCGCCACCGGCGCCCGGCTGAAGGAGGGCGGGAACATCAACAAGTCGCTGGTCACGCTGGGAAACGTCATCTCCGCTCTGG CCGACATGGCGCCGGACGGTGGGAACACcaaccagaagaagaagacggtTTTCGTCCCCTACAGAGACTCGGTGCTGACCTGGCTGCTGAAGGACAGCCTGGGCGGGAACGCCAAGACCATCATGATCGCAA CCATCTCCCCCGCCGACGTGAACTACGGCGAGACGCTCAGCACTCTGCGCTACGCCAACCGAGCCAAGAATATCATCAACAAACCCACCGTCAACGAGGACTCCAACGTCCGGCTGATCAGGGAGCTGCGGGCGGAGATCGCCCGGCTCAAggcgctgctgctgcagggaaACCAG ATCGCTCTGCTGGACTCGCCCACGGCTCTGAGCATGGAGGAGAAGCTGCACCAGAACGAGGCCCGG GTTCTGGAGCTGACCAAGGAGTGGACCAACAAATGGAACGAGACGCAGAACATCCTGAAG GAGGAGACACTGGCTCTGAGGAAGGAGGGCATCGGCGTGGTTCTGGACTCGGAGCTGCCTCACCTCATTGGCATCGACGACGACCTGCTCAGCACCGGCATCATCCTTTACCACCTGAAG GAGGGACGGACGTACGTGGGCCGGGAGGACGCATCCGGCGAACAGGACATCA TTCTGCACGGCCTGGACCTGGAGAGCGAGCACTGTGTGTTTGAGAACCAGAACGGGACGGTTACCCTGGTGCCGCTCAGCGGGGCTCAGTGTTCAGTCAACGGGGTTCTGGTAGCGGCGCCGGTCCAACTCAACCAGG GAGCCGTTATTCTGCTGGGCCGGACCAACATGTTTCGCTTCAACCATCCGAAGGAAGCGGCCAAGCTCAGGGAGAAAAGGAAG AGCGGCCTCCTGTCCTCGTTCAGCCTGTCCATGACGGACCTGTCCAAGTCCTGTGAGAACCTGTCCACCGTGATGCTCTACAACCCGGG TCTCTTCACTCAGAAGGGCCCCGTCTTCCTCAG GCTGGAGTTCgagaggcagcagagagaagagCTGGAGAAGCTGGAGATGAAGAG GAGGCTGATCAAGGAGATGGAGGAGAAGCAGCTGAGTGAGAAGGCGGAGCTGGAGCGCCTCCAGCAGGAGGTGGAGAGTCAGCGCAAGGAGTCGCAGGAGGTGCAGCAGCGCATCCTGCGGCAGGAGGAGAGCCTGCGCCGCCGCAGCCAGGACATCGAGAGCCGCCTGCGGGACTTCCTTGCCGAGAAGGAGCGCTTCGAGGAGGAGCGGCGCTCTGAGGTCCAGGAGGTGGCGCTGCAGCgcaggaagctgcagcaggaggaggagcgaGAGGTGGAGGAGCAGACGGAGATCTGCCGCGAGCTGCAGCGGCTGCAGAGGGAGCGCGAGGAGCAGCAGGCGCGCCTGGAGGCGGAGCGGCGGCGGCTGGAGGAGCAGGAGCGGGAGCAGCTGAGTCTGGTCTCCCGgctggaggagcagctgtggGAGGCGCAGGAGGCGGCGGCAGCGCTGCTGGCCAGAGATGATGCGCGGCGCTTGGAGGAGGAGCGGCGTGCGCTGGCGGAGATCAGGGAGGCGCTGCTGCGCGCCAAGGAGGCCGCCGAGCGCACGGACGGCGAGGACGCCGCTAAGGAGGCGCGCTCTGTCCAGAAGCAGTACCTCGCCTTCAAGGAGGCGCAGGTGGATGAGCTGCGGCGGCTGCAGGAggcgctgcagcagcagagggagctgctgcagcaggaggtgacagcagagaggagctCGCTGCAGCAGCTCGCACGCAGCCTGAAGGAACGCCAGCAGAGGGCACCGCAGGATGGCGGCGGCCAGGAGGAGACGGTGCTCCGCCAGGCGCAGCACCGCCTGCACTTCAAGGAGCAGCAGCTGGCCAACATGGCCGCCAGTGTTCTGCCGGCGCTcgtggaggagcagcagcggGCGCAGGAGGTGCTGCAGCGGCGCGGTGGCGTGGCGCCGGCCGGCCTGGACAACACGCTGTTCCAGGTGgagaaggagctggaggagacgCAGGACAAGCTGCACCTGCACTGGAACGGCgcgcagcagctgcagcagctgcaggagagCTGCGAGTTCACGGCCAACGTGGCGCGGCAGGAGGAGAAGGTCCGGCGCAAGGAGAGGGAGATCCTGGCCTGGAGGGAGGCGCAGCAGCGGGAGGCGCTGGAGCAGGCCGTGGCCCGGCTGGAGCGCCGCCACGCCGCCCTGAGGCCCGACCGGCGCCGTGCCCAGCCGGACCTCCGCAG gGTGGAGCAGGAGATCCAGGAGCTGCGGCGGCACATCAGCGAGAGcgagaaccagaaccgggcccaGTCGGTCGGAACCGAGGAGAAGATGGGTCACAGCAGCTCCCCGGTCGGACACATGCAGAGTCTGAACCCGCTGCTGCCGCTGTCTGATGACAG GATCAACGCCTACATCGAGGAGGAAGTGCAGCGACGACTGAGGAAGATGAACTTCCTGAACGGCGGCGCCGTGGATCTGTCCGTGTCCTGCGACTCTCTCAGG GACGAGGAGGAAGTTAGCGACTGTAGCTCTGTTAGGCTAACAGACGAG gaagaggaaaaactgcagaacatAAATCCACGAAGGCTGAAGTATGAG AACGCCTGCTGGTCTAACCTCCTGGCTCCTCCGGGGTTTGAGGCAAACTCGCACCCCGACGTCCAGAACGTGTTTGAGGAACCAAAGACTGAACTCCTGGAGCCTCAGAGAGAAAAACGGCTGGAGTCCTCTGATAAACTCCTGATCGAAAAACATCCGGACAAGGAAAAATGGTGGGAAGGAGAAGTAAACATTCTTGGAAGGAAGGAGTTCCAAGCTGTTTGTGGCCCTGATTGTTGCTACAAAGCGACCAACCAACTGAGTGGAACCAACAACATGACCGGTTATTATATCCTCTCTAATTCTGAGGATCTGGGGAAAATgttgaacaaaacattttattctgagaAAACAATCAATGTTCAGACATTTGAAGACCCAGAACTTTCAAAGCTTCAGATCAGCCACAAACAAGATTCACAAGAAGAGGTCAAAGGTTCAGTGAAGCTGGAAGCAGAGGATTTATCAGCCCATCTGTACCACCAATTAGAGGATCTCAAAAATGCCAAGAACCAAGCCCAGAACGTTCTCAGTCGTGCAGCACAGGAGTTCGATCTTTCAAAACTGCAAGGTTCTGGCAAGGAGTTAATCGAGTCTGAGCAAGTTTGGAAAGCTGACGCTAACGAAGAGATGAAGCAAGAAGTGGAGAAGCTCCTGGACTGTGAGAGCCGTGTTTCAGACGACATCGACGTTCAAAATCAGGTGGAACCTTTCGATTCTCACATCTCTGACGATTTTATCAACTTTGGACAGGACTCAAAACATGACTCCTACCAACCGATGAAACAAGAAATGTTGGATAGGAAGAACGTTTTAGACCAGCTTGAAAATGTCAAGAGTGGAGCTGATGAAACAGAGAGAGCAGATAAGTCTGAACTGTTAAAGCCTCAAAGCTCTGGCAGCGAGTTTATCATCTCTGAGCAAGATCCAGCAGACGCCGGCAACGGTCCAGCTAAGCTAGAGGAGTCAGACAATGGGAACAACTTCCTGGAGAAccttgaaaatgtcaaaaatcaaaGGTTAAACCTGGAAGGCGATGAAGAGTTGGAACAAGACAAAGAGGCATCAGCAAAGCAGGAACTGACCAACAGGAGCTACATTTGGGATTATGTTTCTAAAGTCGGGAGCCAAACTCTGCACCCGTGGACGACCAGAGAGTCTGACCTGCTCAAGTGGCTGAGTTCTGGTCGAGACTATATCAGCTCCAAGCAGGACACGAGGTCAGTCAGTGATGAAACAGAAGAAGACGGAGGTGATGCTGCAGAAAGG GTATCCTCCACCAGGAATAACGTTTGGGATTATGTTGCAAAGGTTAGGAATCAAACCCTTCACCCCTGGAGGTCAGATGGGCCTGAGAGTCAGGATATCCATGCCATCAGTGGTCTCAACAGacaagaggaaaatgaaaaaccaGTGAACATGACGACCAGTAAGTCAAACCTTTGGGACTATGTTACAAAAGTCAAGAACCAGGCCTTGTACCCGTGGAGAGCAGAGGAAGCAGAACTTCCCAGCGGTCAACCAACAACATTACAGAGCTCAGAAAAAGGTTCTAGCCAAGATCCAAGTGAGACGAACAGGAGCCACGTTTTAGGATACTTCACAGGAAAACTTTCAGATGTTTACAAAGATGCAGAGAGACGAATTCAGGGCACAAGAGATTTCATCCGAAATGTGGGAGTCGACGATATGAAGTATGCCGTTTCTCAGTACGTCACCATGAGGTCCAGGGATTTTCCACTGATCCAGACAACAAAACTTGCACCAAAACCTCACTCTGTTCTGGAAAACAAAGTCTCCTTGGTGGATCTGTCCAGAACCGCTCaagggtttggtttgaatgCCATGTCATTGTGGCCGAAGGGCTCTGTGTCCTCGATCAGAAATGCCGGTCCAGAGGACTGCCGCCCAGAGGAGTTTTATCAGAGTCTAATTGAGTTGCCACCAGCTCTGGCACAGCTTCGTAGTCTGTCATCCCAGCAGGTCATTGACAGAACTGAACCTCTGTCTTCTCAAAGACCAGGTAGGAGGATCCTGAGCATCTTCTGGCTCAGAGCGGCCAGCTTTGACCAACCCAGTCCAGAACCAGTCTGCCTCCTTCTGTCAGAACAGGACCTGACGGTAGTTTCAGCTGGCCAGGACTCATCGGACACCCTCCGTCTCTTCCATCACTTTGACCTTATGGAGATCCGGGAGGTCCAGATCAGCTTGGCAGGGCAGCATGTCCGTCTGATCGGATCCAGGGAGGACTCGGTTCTGGCGGTCTTCACTCACAACCAGGAGCTCACACAGGAGTTCTGCAAGGCGGTGCTGAAGGCTCGCTGTCCGGAGACGTTCTCTGAGGCGACGGAGAGTCACCCGCTGCTGTCGCAGGACCTCGTGGCTCTGTCTCTGGATTGGACCTCCCGGGTTCCTGACATCGTCTCAGACATCGGTCTGAACCTCACTTCCAGGTTCAAACGGGTCCTAGCGGACCTGCTCTACATCGTCCACGGGAACATGGACGGCCCCGGCAAACCTTCCCTGGCGGACATTCGTCCTCTGCTCTACAGCAGCGTCCGGCTGCACCAGGACTCTCTGCTCCAGTTCCTCCTGACCGACACTCACGTTGCTCTCCTGCAGGAGGACGGAGTGTTTCACCCGGCGCCGCGGGGCTCCAGCCGGGTTCCCATCCAGCCGCAGTTCCAGGGACTGAAGCTGCGGCGGCGTTCGGACATCCGGTGTCTGCTGGTCAGGAGGAACGAGGCCTGCTTCAACGTCGACATCGTCTTCACGAATCGCAATCAGCAAACTCCGAAACGGAAGGTGGAGCCAAGGCGGCGCTCCGCCGACGTTCCCTCCTGCGGCGCTCGGTGTGAATCCTGGAAGTTAAGTTTCGGCTGCTCTGCAGAAGCTCAGATCCTCATCAACCATCTGTGCATCTGA